The genomic segment CTGGGTATGCCCATCATCGACGAGCACTACTATGAGCCCAACAACTACTTCCTCAACAAGCGTCAGTACGACAACTACCCCCGCGACCGCAAGACAAAGGTCTATCTGGGCGAGTACGCTGCTAAGGACAAGAAACTCATTGACGCCCTGGCCGAGGGTCTGTATCTGCTCCACGTTGAGCGTAATGGCGACATTGTATCGATGACTTCTTATGCACCTTTGTTTGCCCGCAAGGACAACACCAACTGGAACCCCGACATGATCTACTTCGACAACGAGCGTGCCTACCTCACCTGCAGCTATTATGTTCAGCAGCTCTTTGGCCAGTCAAGCGGTCAGTACTACTATGGTGACTGCGTGAAGTTCGAAGGCGACGCCAAGGACGCTATCCAGCCCATGGAGAACGTTCACTACGGTCAGTCGGTCATCCTCAATGCCAAGACCCGCAAGCTCTATGTAAAGGTTTGTAACGCATCAGACGAGGCAAAGAAGGCCAACATCAACCTGAGTCGTTTTGGCATCAAGAAGAACGCTGTAAAGACCGTTATTGCCGGTAATGCCAACGACGAGAACAACTACGACCAGCAGCCCATCGTTCCCAAGAAGGAGACCATCAAGGCTCAGAAGAAGTTCACACTTGATGTTGCTCCCTACTCCTTCATCATGCTGGAGTACAGCCTGTAAGAACAACGAAAGTAAAACATAAAAAAAATAGCGCGAGGCATTTCGCTTCGCGCTATTTTTTTTATGCAATTCAGATTAATATCCCACCTTGTTCTTCCACTTAATGAACCAGTTCTGCTGGTTAGCAAGGTTAAAGGTAGTGGGGTTATTCTGACCCTTGCGGGCACCGATAATCTTCATCATCGTAGCACCTGGGTCATCCTGACGCAATGCATAGCGCATAATGTCATAGTAACGTGTTCCCTCGAGTGCGAACTCCAGAGCCGACTCAGTCAAGATGAGCTTATCAACATAAGCCTGATGCTCCTTGATGAGCTGAGCACGCTTCTCGGCATCAAGCTCAATGGTATCGTTAGGCAGCACATAAGTGGTATCCATCGGAGTAAAGCCACAACCACGAGCGTGGATACCCATCATGTTGTGACTCTCAACCGAATACTGGCCATCGCGGATGAAGTCGTAAACATCACAAACCTCATAACGAGTATTGTTGAAGTCGAAGTAGTTCAGGTTGAGAGAGTCCTCCATAGTAGGATAGTAGGGTCTCACCTCATCGTCAATCACATCGTTACTCAGACCCTGAGCCAGGATCTCGTAAGCCATACGAGGATAGCCAGCCATGTTCAGAGCCTCGGCCAGGCGCAGGTAAACCATTGTACGGCGATAGATATGAACGTTACGCTGAGAACTGTACTTATAGATATACTGAGTCTCAATACGCTGACCAGTCACATCATCGATATCCCAGCTCTTTCTATAGTAGTCACTCAGACGCAGGTCACCAGACATATAGTCAGCCAGGCCCTTAGGAGCAAACATCATAGACATACCGTCGTTTCCGAGTACACAGTTGTTCTGAGACTCAGAGATCTCAAACAGACGTGCAGAAGGCTTGATGCTCACCTTGTACTCATTCTCCTCACGAGAGGTGAAGAGGTTACGCAACTCACTGTAGTGACCCTCCGCAGGGATAGAGTCGCCAGGAATCAAGGTAATCAACTCCGTCTCAAGACCAACTCTCTCAGCAACAGGGAAGAGAGAACCAGAAGGGCTAAGCCACTCGGTTGTACCAGGCTTCCACATGATACGCTGAGAGATGGTGGTTGGGTAAGCACTGTTTTCACCATTACGCTGGTTAATGTAGTCATAGTACTCCTTGGCAGCATCCAGATACAAAGCCTTATTATCCTTATGGAAAGAAGCCTTCCAGAGTTTCAAGTCACCACGTACGATGCTCAAGGGGAAGAACATCAAACGAGATTCCACGCCACGGATATCACGATAGCCAGGATATTCGGAGTTATAGCGAATGGGCAGTGAGCTCAAGTCATCAATGAAGTAATCACAGATCTCCTCAAGTGTCTTGGTGGTCTTCTCTGCTTCTTCGGCAGCGTCCTTGGTCAGCAAGGGCTCAGTGAAGAAGGGCACCTTACCATAAACAAGACCTAACTGCAGGTAGGTCCATGCACGGATAGCCTTCACAGCGCAGAACTCCTTCATGAAGATATCCTGGTTACGGTTGCTCTTCAGGGCGGTGTCAGCATGTGCGATGAAATAGTTACAGTTGTTGATAACAGCATAATAGTCACTGGGCTGGTTATACTCGTTATCATCGGTCACATTAAACTCGGCGATTTCGTGCAAGTCCTTGTTAGCAACACTGGTCAGGTCAACCAGGTCGGCACGCAACTCACCAAACAGGATGGTGCGGTCTGCCAGAGTCTGCAGCTTTGCCAGGATACCAGTCACAGAGTAGATCGTATCCACAGCATTATTCAAGTGCTCATTCTCTGCATAAAGCACGTCATCGCTCTCTTGATTGAAAAAGTCCTCGCAAGAGGTGAGGGTTGCGGCAATACCGCAACCAATCACACCTGCGCAGAATATTTTATAAATCTTGGTAATCATAATTATCTTTTTTCTTGTTTCAATATTCACTTTCGATTACAAGTTAAACTTCACACCAGCCACAATGCTACGGCTCTGAGGAAGACGACCCAGGTCGATACCCTGACCAAGAACACTTGAGGTCATGGTAGCCTCAGGATCGCTACCCAGATACTTCGTGAAGGTGAGCAGGTTGTTGCCCTGGATCCAGAACTGAACACCCTGGATATACTCAGACTTCAGAGGCAGGTTGTAGCTCAGGGTAACGGTCTTCAGACGGAGGTATGAGCCATCCTCAATCCAGCGGTCGCTGAAGCGAGAATTACCCTTAGGATCCTGAAAGGCGATACGTGGCATATCGGTCTCCTGACCTTCCACCTGCCAGCGGCGCAGCATAGCTGTGCTCTGGTTCATGAAGCGTGAGCCACCCTCGAGTTGTGAGCGCATATAGTTGTAGATATCATTACCCAGCGAATAGTTGAAGTTCAAATCGAGCTTGAAGTTCTTCCAAGACAGCGAAGTGAAGATATTACCATAGATATCGGGGTTAGGATCACCGATGATGGTCTGGTCGGCCTCATTAATCATGCCGTCACCGTTCAGGTCGGCGAAATGAACGTCACCAGCCTCGAAGTACACACGATCGATACCGTTCTTATCCATGAAGTAGAGACCCTGAGGATCATAAGTAGCAGTACCGGCAGCATGTGCAGAAGCACCCTGAGCCTCAGCAGTTGTTGAGAACACACCGAGAGACTTATAACCATAGAACAGGTTAGCAGCGCTGCCCACCTGTGTGCGAACAGTAGCACCATAAATCTCGTTGTCCAGATAAGTAGCAGCATCAGGCAGAGCAGTGATCTCGTTCTTGTAGTGACCTATGCTGGCACCGAGTTCCCACTGCCAATCCTTCAGGTTCAGCACCTTAGCATTGAAGTTCACGTCGAAGCCCTGGTTCTTCAGCTTACCCTCGTTAGACCAGTTCTCTTTCAGACCGCTGAGGAAGCCCAACTGCTGAAGAGCCAGCAGGTTGTCGGTGTTCGAACGGAAGTAGTTGAAGCCAACGCTCAAGCGGTTGTTCAAGAGGCTGGCCTCCAGACCTACATTAAAGCGGCGAGTGGTCTCCCACTTGATCTTGGTGTTACCGATACCATCGAACGACAGCGTAGAGATGGTATGCAGGAACTGACCAGAACGGAAGAAGCTGCGAGCAGCGTAGTAGTTGATATCGTCGTTACCACTGATGTCATAACCAGCAGAGAGACGCAGGTAATCCAGACCCTTAACACCAGCCATCCAAGGTTCGTTAGTGAGTACCCATGAAGCCTGGATGCCGGGGAACACAGCCCAAGCGGCTTTAAACAGACGGAAGTCACCACCGTCCTGACCGAAGCGTGAAGAACCGTCGATAGTCAGGTTAGCCTGCAGGAAGTAGCGGCTCAAGTAGTTATAGTCAGCCTGAGCATACCATGACAGTGTGTTCCAGTTCTCGTTCACACCCTGAGCATCCTTATCGGCCAACTGACCAGAGATCTGAGGAGTCTTATCACTACCGGTGTTATAACCTACAGAAGAGTTGGTTGAGAAGCTCTCCCAGTTGATGCGGGCACCACCAAACAGATGGAGGTAGTGAGCATCGAAGCGGTTCTCCCAGTCAACACGAGTGTCACTCATCACAGAGTTCTGCTTAGAAGCCAGCGAGCGGGTCTCGTTCTGACGGAAGCCACCCAGACGACTTACATAGTAGTTGTCAGGCGTACCATTGATAGGAATATAGAACAGTTCGTTGGTGTTCACCAGGTTGTAGCTGAAGTGCTCACTCACCGAGAGATTCTGGTTAATCTCATACTTCGGAGTCACAGTCAGGTTCAGCATAGAAGTCTCGAAGCGGTTCTTCGACTCACCCTCAGCATACTCGTTAATAGCAGCGGGGTTACCCAACTTCCAGTTGTATTTGGTGTAGTTGTACAGCGCCTCGGTCAGGTATGTCTCAGGATCGATATCCCAGTGAGAGTCAGAGAAGCGACCGTTACCCTTTCCATCGTGACCATAGCTATAAGGACTCAAGAATGGGCTCTTCACATAAGCCAGGAAAGCGGGCGATGTAGGTGTACCCTCATCATAGCTCTCAGGAGCACCGTCGTTACGGATGTCGCGTGTTTGGTTGGCAAACGAAGCGTCGAAGCGAACAGACAACTTGCGGCTCAGCGAGATATCCGTGTTGAAGCGTACGTTCAGGCGGTCCATATCGTTGTACTTCAAGGTACTCTCAGCACTGGTATAGCCCACTGACAGGTTGTAGTTAGCCACAGCGTCACCTCCCTCAATGTTAATACCATAGTTCTGAGTCATTGCTGTCTGATAAACGTAGTCCTTCCAGTCAGTACTCTGATGATACTGATCATAGTAGTAGTACTTCTTACCCTTCTGGTCGTATTCAGGCATCAAGAAGCTGAACTCCTGCAACTTGGTGTTGGTGGTCTTCAGCATCTCAGATGCATAGCTGCGATACTGACCGGCATCCATCACTGACAGATACTTAGGCTCGAGCACCACACCAGCCGAGATGTTGGCAGTAATGCGGGTAGCCATAGACTTGTTACGGCGAGTCTGAATCAGAATCACACCGTTAGCGCCCTTTGAACCATAGAGAGCCGTACCGTTGCGCATCACCGTCACCTTCTCGATATCAGAAGGGTTCAGGTTGGTCAGCACGTCGTTATAGAAGCCATCGTGAAGCAGCGTACGACCATACTGCTGGTCGATAATCACATCATCGATGACAACCAGAGGCTGTGCGTTCACGTTCAGAGAGTTCAGACCCTGAATGAACATCACGCTGCCCACACCAGGTGTGCCATTGAAGGTAGTGGTATAGACCTGAGCACCCAGCTGCTTCTGAATCTCGTCCTTGATATTCAGTGCATTGGTATACTTAAAGTCCTTCACTTGATAGTCACCACGTACATTGGTCTGCGTGCCATATTCCGACTTAAAGACAGTAGGATACAGATACACATCCTTCTGCTTCTCACCAGCCTGCAAACCAATCTTCACAGGGTTGTGGTCTGGTGTTGTGAAATAGATACCAGAAGCGAAGACAGGCACCTTCACTGTGTAGCTACCATCATCACCGGTCAGCGCACTGTAACCATCGATCTCGGCAGCACGAACAATAGCACCCGAAACGGGCTGCTTGGTAGCAGCATCATAGACGAAGCCCTTAACCGAGCGAGTCTCATACTGCTTGATTTTCTTTACAACACGCTGTACCTGAGCTTCCTCTACAACCTCCTCCTCATCGTCTTCATAATCCTGAGCAGAGATACTCAAGGGGAAAGCCATCAGCAGCGAAAATCCGAATAAGATATATCGTTTCATATCGTTCTTTCTTTATTTATGTGAACATTAGCGTTGCAAATACCAGGCTTTATACGACCTGTCATTGTATTTTCCGTGAGGATACAGCAGAACACCGGGAGTGCCCTGATGCTTGGCAGGAATAGCCACACCAGGATTACCAACCTCACCGGGCAGAGCGTCAACAAGCTCAAGTGTTCCGTGAGGCACCAGAAGCACACAGTTAAAACGCATGGTACGTGTCTTCTTACCGTTACGAATATCTGAGTTACTTACACGTGTCTCAATCTTCAGCAACGCCTGCAGATCTTCATCTGTGACACCATAGGTACAGTTATCAAACTTATAGTTTTCTGCCAGCAAGATATAGTCAACAGCATCGGTAGCCGTTACGAACGACTTGTGAGAGCCATCAGCACCCATCAGCTGCTCCTCACCCTTACCTGGGCTATAAATGTAGCAACGTACTTCCGTTGGCAGACGTTCGTAGTCAGAAGCGGTAGAGTCACCTGCCAAGGCTGGAGCGCTAATCAGGTAGATATCATAGCCCATGTTAGAGAGTACGCTGGGCAGGATATAGGTCACCGTATGGTTCAATGCAGTGGTCTCCTGCTCAAACTCGATATACTGGTTGCCCCACAACTTGTTGTAGAACTTATTGTCAGAGGTCACGTAGTGAACCACGGGTCTAATTGTCTCGATAGAGTCCTTCTCGCTGGTACTCTTCGGGTCTCTGATCTTACTAACCTCCTTGAATCTTGAAATAGAGAACTTATACGTGTTGAACGTATTCAGATCGCTGATGTTCCACTTTGAGGTCTTCAGCACCTGACCGTTACTACAATCCACCTTCTCCACCTGTCCCATAGCGCCATTGGCCTCGAGGGGCTTGTAGTACTGGTAGTACTCAAACGGGCGGAACCAGTCTGACAAACGAGACTGATAGTTGACGGTGCACTCAGTAGACATGGCTGAGTCCTGCAACTGCTTATCAGAGTTGAAGGTACGGCTGAACGAAGAGCCTGCGATGGTATACAGACGCGGCATGGTGTACATCAAAGAGTCGCGCTGAACCAGCTTCTCAGGATAAACGAAGTAAGGCTCATACTTAGCCACAAGCTCCTTCCACGCCTCGTTGGTGGGAGCCAGATACAGGTAAGTACTATCCTCCGAGTTGATGCGGCCAACATAGCTGAACAGCTCATTAACCTGATAGAACACAGAGTCCAGATACTGCATCTTACCATTTACGATACTACCAGGTACACTCTGACCCGGATCAAACTCTCTATAGTAGTAATGACTGTTATAGAGGAAGCTTCTCAAGCTGTCCAACTCAGGATCCTTGGCAATATACTCAAATACAGTTGGCAAGAATTTCACCTTATTGTTCAGCGTAAAGAGCACGCCATTCTCATAAAGCTGGTTCTTGTCGAGCAGCTTCACGTTATTAATAGCGGTATCGCTCAGCACGGCATACTTACCATTCATCAGCACGATAGAGTCTGTTCTCAGGCTCGTTACAGAGTGGTTGTAGAGAGCGATGTGGTTCTGAACGAACTCCTTCAACACCGTATTGTTCTCCTGATTCACGTTAGCAGCCACCTGCTCCTCATAATCTTTAATCAGGGCATTAGCCTGCTCCAGTGTAAACTGATCGTTTGTAGGAGCGAAGACCGTGAACACCTGACTACCGTCCAAGATGGGCTTATACTGGCACTTCTCCAGAACTTTGGCGAAGTTTGACAGGTTCTGATTGTTAGAGATAGCCTGCCACAGAGTACCCTCATGCATGCCATTGGCGCCACCACCCAGGCTCTCATAGTGGTCGTCCCAAGTATCGGTACAAGCCACGAAGGTGAGGGCGGCTACTGCCAGCCCTAACACCTTATTGTATAATAGTTTTTTGGAAATCATAGTTATCAATTTTCAAATTGTCTGTTGTTCTTTTAGAGGTCATCCTCCATCTCACCAGAGCCGTCAACACTGTAGACACTCTTCGGAACCATCTCGAAGAAGTCGAGCATGAACTCGTTATCATTACCTTGCTTACCATCCGAAGCCACACGGAAACGCAGGTAGTGGTCCTTCGTAGCATCGATGTAAGTCTGGCACAGCACACGGCGCATCATGTGAACAATGCCCCATGAGTAGTTCTTCTGCTGACCGTTGTTACCAATGTTGTAGCATGAACGCGGTCCGCGGTAAGCACCCAAGTTCTTCAGCAGTTTCTGCTCAGAAGCCAAATCCTCGATAGAGGTGGTCTTATAAGTACTGAGCTGAGGATCGTCCTTTGCACGGTCACCAAGATACATCTCAGAATCCAGTGTGTTCATCATATCCAAGGGGATACCCTGAGGTACACCATCGAAGTACACCTGCATCACACCACGGGTCTCCAGCGGAGCGAAGCCTAAGCGCAGCTGCCACTCACCGCTATAGGGCACGGGAGGAATACGGAAGATGAAGTCATAGTCACCAAAGAGGTTCACCTCATCACCCTGCCAAGACCAGAACTCCCAGTGAGGACGGCGATAAACCAGGTGACAGTTGGTATTGAACTTCACGTTCTCCAGATAGCCCATGGGGAAGTAACGGTTCTTACCGTTCTTTGGCTGCTCAGAGTCATCAGGCACATCCTGATTATCATCCTGGTCGTAGTTGCCCTTCAGACGCATATCATTGGTCATGATTTCGGGGAACACCGTCGAGAAGTCCATACGGATACGCATGTTCTGTACCACGTCGCGAACCTCCTTACTGAACACCACCAGATCGTCCACATAGAAGTAGTGACCATTCAAGGCATCGTGGTTAGGTGTCTTCTCAACAGTACCATCCACATAAGAGCCACGGTACTCATACTCAGGAGACTCATAGCGGCGGTTCACAAAGTGACCCAGTTTCTTGTCAGCATCAGGACCCCAGATGTCCACAGGCAGAGCCTTACCATTCACGTCCTCACGCTTGTTCTTACTCAGCTGTTCAATCTTCAGCATGGTGTGAGGCAGCAGAGTCTCGTACCAGTCAACAGGGTTCACCCATTTCGTCTCTGTACCGAAAGCCTCTCTTACAGACGCAGCAGCCTGTGGCTTATCAATAACAAGAGCGGTGAGGTCGGCAGTACCGGCCACGTAGCGAGTCATGATATGATACTGGATGAAACGCTTCAGAGGGTTGATGCTGTCTGTCAGGTTCTCAAACTTCCAGCCATCCTTAGCCTCATCGAGCAAGTTACCTTCCTCGTCATGTCCATAAACAGGACCATATACCTTACATGCCAGGTCATAGAGTGCATAGAGATCACCCTTGCTGGTGTCAATAGGCTGACCCTTATAACCATTCTTGAAATACTCTCGATAGATTGAGTCGGGCTCTACGAAAGCTGTGAAGCCATACTTTCTGGTATCAGGCACCCAACCCACCTCTTTTCTGATGTGCGACTTATAGTAGTACTTAGGATACTTCTTGGGATCCCAGTTCTCATCGGCCACCTTCTCAACGAGCAGGTCCTTCAGGCCTGTAGCCTCGAAAGCCTTATAGAACAGACTAATCTTGGGGTTATCACGCAGGATATCAGTCACGGTGCTGTTCGACTTCTCGATCACCATGTCGATAGGCTGAACGATACCATTCTCGACAGAGTCGTTCTGATGAACAATACTTCCGTTGGGATAAGTCTTCTCGAAAATAATATGACTCAGGCCCTCCAGATAAACCACAGCATTGCTGTCGGCATCCACGCCCTGTGAGGTAGCGATATAACGACCCAGCAGGTTGGCATTAGGCAGACGGTCCTGTGTCATCTCAAAGGTAGAGTAGATATTATTCACCAAGTGCGTACGTGCAATGGTGTCGCAGTCTTCCTTTGTCAGCTCCTCAACGCTCTTCATGCCGCGGTCCTGCAGGTACACGTTGATAGCATCATTGTCTGGCAGGAAGCAAGTATACTTACCATAGGTAGACAGTGTTGGCATCAGGCCAGCCTTCTCTACGATGGCAGCAAACTCGCTGTACTGCTCACGGTTTTTCAGATAGTCGCTCATCATTTCACCCGTGAACGCATAGAAATACTCGCTATCGGGCTCATCAGAGCAGCTGGTCAGCGAACCTGAAGCCAGGAGGGCAGCCAGTGCCATGAAAGCAACTCTAATATTTTTCTTGATATTCATAGTTTTCTTATTTTGAGTATTCATTATTATTTGGCTGTTTTCTCCGTGCTTGTGTTCACACCACTTCCGAACGACGGGTTCTGAACCAAGTTGTGGTTCACCTTCAGCTCGTCATAGTTATAAGGCCAGAAAATAGCATCCATCTTTCTGAAGAAGTTCTGAGCGAACGTACCGTTCACATCATCACGCTTACCTACAGCCGACATAATCTCTTGGGTATTGCCGGCACGCATAGCATAGCGTACCAGGTCGTACCAGCGCTTACCCTCGAACATCAGCTCACGGCGACGCTCACGCTTCACCAACTCTGTCATCAAAGTCTTTGATCCATAGTCGGCATACTTAATCGTATCGGCATCGGTCAAGAGCTGGGTCACAGGTTTCATGAGAGAACGCTTGTAAACGGCGTTAACCAACCAGAAGGCCTCCGTTCTCAATGGCTCGTTGATTGCCATAGCCTCCTCATCGGTTCCGTCAACCATCTTCTCACACAGGGCCTCTGCCTTCATCAGCATGATGTCTGCCAGGCGGTAGATGGGCCAGTGGCTACCATTGCTGTTATCAGGATAAACCGACCTTGAGGTTGACTTTGTTGTTCCTGAGCCAGAAACGAGCACCTCTTCACAAGCAAACTTGAGGATGGCTTGCACGTTTGAGCTATAGTAGATGTAACGACGCACATCATTGTCCTTAGATGACTCCATCTCGAAGATTTCCTTAGCCTTAGGCTCTTTCACCTCACCGTCAACATAAGAAGAACCAGTTACCAAGCCCACATCGTTTCTTTCATTACCATAGTACGAAGCGATGGCGCTGTTATTGGTACCTTTTGTTGAATTGGGGTCTCTGTCATAGTTCAACTCAAAGATAATCTCTTTGGCAGCCTCTGTTCTACTTTCAGCCGTAAAGAGTGTAGCATAGGCATCACCAAAGGTTGATCCATTCAAAGTGTGATAAATCAAGGGGAAGCCATTCAGACGCTTATCAACCTGTGTCTGATAGCTGAAGTTACGATAGTACTCCTTGTAGTAATCCTCAGCATAAGCCTTCTTAGATTTAATCACATCGTCTGCTCGGGCAATACACATGTCATAGTTACCATCCCAGAGATACATCTCACAGAGCATGGCATTGATAGCGTCATAGGTGATACGACCCGTCTGATAACGGTCCTTGGTGACAGGATAACGCTTCACGGCATCGCCCTTCACGCTCTCCAGATCATCGATAATATTATGCAGCACATCTTTAAAAGGTGTTGCGGGCAGGTCCATCACCTGATTATCATCCGTATAAGCCTCACGAGAGAAAGGTACGTCGCGGAACGTACGGATCAGGTAGAAGTAACACAGTGAGCGCAGAGCAGTCACCTCGGCGATATTAGCCTTCAAGTCACCCTCCGTATAAGCGGGGTCCTTGGCAGCCACCTCAGGAGCATACTTAATCACGGTGTTACAACGGTTAATCACATCATAGAAATACACCCATTTGGTAAAAGGGTTCTTGGCGGTGATATTCTCCTTCAGCACATTAGCCAGGTTCATATCACTATTGATATTGTTA from the Prevotella sp. E15-22 genome contains:
- a CDS encoding RagB/SusD family nutrient uptake outer membrane protein, coding for MITKIYKIFCAGVIGCGIAATLTSCEDFFNQESDDVLYAENEHLNNAVDTIYSVTGILAKLQTLADRTILFGELRADLVDLTSVANKDLHEIAEFNVTDDNEYNQPSDYYAVINNCNYFIAHADTALKSNRNQDIFMKEFCAVKAIRAWTYLQLGLVYGKVPFFTEPLLTKDAAEEAEKTTKTLEEICDYFIDDLSSLPIRYNSEYPGYRDIRGVESRLMFFPLSIVRGDLKLWKASFHKDNKALYLDAAKEYYDYINQRNGENSAYPTTISQRIMWKPGTTEWLSPSGSLFPVAERVGLETELITLIPGDSIPAEGHYSELRNLFTSREENEYKVSIKPSARLFEISESQNNCVLGNDGMSMMFAPKGLADYMSGDLRLSDYYRKSWDIDDVTGQRIETQYIYKYSSQRNVHIYRRTMVYLRLAEALNMAGYPRMAYEILAQGLSNDVIDDEVRPYYPTMEDSLNLNYFDFNNTRYEVCDVYDFIRDGQYSVESHNMMGIHARGCGFTPMDTTYVLPNDTIELDAEKRAQLIKEHQAYVDKLILTESALEFALEGTRYYDIMRYALRQDDPGATMMKIIGARKGQNNPTTFNLANQQNWFIKWKNKVGY
- a CDS encoding SusC/RagA family TonB-linked outer membrane protein; this encodes MKRYILFGFSLLMAFPLSISAQDYEDDEEEVVEEAQVQRVVKKIKQYETRSVKGFVYDAATKQPVSGAIVRAAEIDGYSALTGDDGSYTVKVPVFASGIYFTTPDHNPVKIGLQAGEKQKDVYLYPTVFKSEYGTQTNVRGDYQVKDFKYTNALNIKDEIQKQLGAQVYTTTFNGTPGVGSVMFIQGLNSLNVNAQPLVVIDDVIIDQQYGRTLLHDGFYNDVLTNLNPSDIEKVTVMRNGTALYGSKGANGVILIQTRRNKSMATRITANISAGVVLEPKYLSVMDAGQYRSYASEMLKTTNTKLQEFSFLMPEYDQKGKKYYYYDQYHQSTDWKDYVYQTAMTQNYGINIEGGDAVANYNLSVGYTSAESTLKYNDMDRLNVRFNTDISLSRKLSVRFDASFANQTRDIRNDGAPESYDEGTPTSPAFLAYVKSPFLSPYSYGHDGKGNGRFSDSHWDIDPETYLTEALYNYTKYNWKLGNPAAINEYAEGESKNRFETSMLNLTVTPKYEINQNLSVSEHFSYNLVNTNELFYIPINGTPDNYYVSRLGGFRQNETRSLASKQNSVMSDTRVDWENRFDAHYLHLFGGARINWESFSTNSSVGYNTGSDKTPQISGQLADKDAQGVNENWNTLSWYAQADYNYLSRYFLQANLTIDGSSRFGQDGGDFRLFKAAWAVFPGIQASWVLTNEPWMAGVKGLDYLRLSAGYDISGNDDINYYAARSFFRSGQFLHTISTLSFDGIGNTKIKWETTRRFNVGLEASLLNNRLSVGFNYFRSNTDNLLALQQLGFLSGLKENWSNEGKLKNQGFDVNFNAKVLNLKDWQWELGASIGHYKNEITALPDAATYLDNEIYGATVRTQVGSAANLFYGYKSLGVFSTTAEAQGASAHAAGTATYDPQGLYFMDKNGIDRVYFEAGDVHFADLNGDGMINEADQTIIGDPNPDIYGNIFTSLSWKNFKLDLNFNYSLGNDIYNYMRSQLEGGSRFMNQSTAMLRRWQVEGQETDMPRIAFQDPKGNSRFSDRWIEDGSYLRLKTVTLSYNLPLKSEYIQGVQFWIQGNNLLTFTKYLGSDPEATMTSSVLGQGIDLGRLPQSRSIVAGVKFNL
- a CDS encoding fasciclin domain-containing protein; the protein is MISKKLLYNKVLGLAVAALTFVACTDTWDDHYESLGGGANGMHEGTLWQAISNNQNLSNFAKVLEKCQYKPILDGSQVFTVFAPTNDQFTLEQANALIKDYEEQVAANVNQENNTVLKEFVQNHIALYNHSVTSLRTDSIVLMNGKYAVLSDTAINNVKLLDKNQLYENGVLFTLNNKVKFLPTVFEYIAKDPELDSLRSFLYNSHYYYREFDPGQSVPGSIVNGKMQYLDSVFYQVNELFSYVGRINSEDSTYLYLAPTNEAWKELVAKYEPYFVYPEKLVQRDSLMYTMPRLYTIAGSSFSRTFNSDKQLQDSAMSTECTVNYQSRLSDWFRPFEYYQYYKPLEANGAMGQVEKVDCSNGQVLKTSKWNISDLNTFNTYKFSISRFKEVSKIRDPKSTSEKDSIETIRPVVHYVTSDNKFYNKLWGNQYIEFEQETTALNHTVTYILPSVLSNMGYDIYLISAPALAGDSTASDYERLPTEVRCYIYSPGKGEEQLMGADGSHKSFVTATDAVDYILLAENYKFDNCTYGVTDEDLQALLKIETRVSNSDIRNGKKTRTMRFNCVLLVPHGTLELVDALPGEVGNPGVAIPAKHQGTPGVLLYPHGKYNDRSYKAWYLQR
- a CDS encoding fasciclin domain-containing protein, translated to MNIKKNIRVAFMALAALLASGSLTSCSDEPDSEYFYAFTGEMMSDYLKNREQYSEFAAIVEKAGLMPTLSTYGKYTCFLPDNDAINVYLQDRGMKSVEELTKEDCDTIARTHLVNNIYSTFEMTQDRLPNANLLGRYIATSQGVDADSNAVVYLEGLSHIIFEKTYPNGSIVHQNDSVENGIVQPIDMVIEKSNSTVTDILRDNPKISLFYKAFEATGLKDLLVEKVADENWDPKKYPKYYYKSHIRKEVGWVPDTRKYGFTAFVEPDSIYREYFKNGYKGQPIDTSKGDLYALYDLACKVYGPVYGHDEEGNLLDEAKDGWKFENLTDSINPLKRFIQYHIMTRYVAGTADLTALVIDKPQAAASVREAFGTETKWVNPVDWYETLLPHTMLKIEQLSKNKREDVNGKALPVDIWGPDADKKLGHFVNRRYESPEYEYRGSYVDGTVEKTPNHDALNGHYFYVDDLVVFSKEVRDVVQNMRIRMDFSTVFPEIMTNDMRLKGNYDQDDNQDVPDDSEQPKNGKNRYFPMGYLENVKFNTNCHLVYRRPHWEFWSWQGDEVNLFGDYDFIFRIPPVPYSGEWQLRLGFAPLETRGVMQVYFDGVPQGIPLDMMNTLDSEMYLGDRAKDDPQLSTYKTTSIEDLASEQKLLKNLGAYRGPRSCYNIGNNGQQKNYSWGIVHMMRRVLCQTYIDATKDHYLRFRVASDGKQGNDNEFMLDFFEMVPKSVYSVDGSGEMEDDL
- a CDS encoding RagB/SusD family nutrient uptake outer membrane protein — protein: MKIMKKNYYKIISAICVICGLTSCADFLEIKDQREIILEDFWNEKADVENIVSGCYSALQDGEARKRMMVWGEFRSDNIMSGNNINSDMNLANVLKENITAKNPFTKWVYFYDVINRCNTVIKYAPEVAAKDPAYTEGDLKANIAEVTALRSLCYFYLIRTFRDVPFSREAYTDDNQVMDLPATPFKDVLHNIIDDLESVKGDAVKRYPVTKDRYQTGRITYDAINAMLCEMYLWDGNYDMCIARADDVIKSKKAYAEDYYKEYYRNFSYQTQVDKRLNGFPLIYHTLNGSTFGDAYATLFTAESRTEAAKEIIFELNYDRDPNSTKGTNNSAIASYYGNERNDVGLVTGSSYVDGEVKEPKAKEIFEMESSKDNDVRRYIYYSSNVQAILKFACEEVLVSGSGTTKSTSRSVYPDNSNGSHWPIYRLADIMLMKAEALCEKMVDGTDEEAMAINEPLRTEAFWLVNAVYKRSLMKPVTQLLTDADTIKYADYGSKTLMTELVKRERRRELMFEGKRWYDLVRYAMRAGNTQEIMSAVGKRDDVNGTFAQNFFRKMDAIFWPYNYDELKVNHNLVQNPSFGSGVNTSTEKTAK